In Streptococcus parasuis, the following proteins share a genomic window:
- the arcC gene encoding carbamate kinase yields the protein MTHRKIVVALGGNAILTSDPSAKAQKAALVQTAKHLVKLIKNGDDLIITHGNGPQVGNLLLQNLAANSEKNPAFPLDSLVAMTEGSIGFWLQNALENELAKEGIDKGVVSVVTQVIVDKNDPAFENLSKPIGPFYTKEEAELESQKTGATFKEDAGRGWRKVVASPKPIGIKEIGTIRTLLNAGEIVVAAGGGGVPVIQEEDGTLVGVEAVIDKDFASQCLAELVDADVFIILTGVDYVYVRFNKPDQRKLEKVTVAELEEYIRQNEFAPGSMLPKVEAAIAFVNHKPNSKAVITSLENLGALIESHSGTTITKH from the coding sequence ATGACTCATCGTAAAATTGTTGTTGCTTTGGGAGGAAATGCCATCTTAACGTCAGATCCATCAGCCAAAGCCCAAAAAGCTGCTCTGGTACAGACTGCTAAGCACCTTGTCAAACTGATCAAAAATGGGGATGATTTGATTATCACTCATGGTAATGGTCCGCAAGTTGGGAATTTATTATTGCAAAACTTAGCAGCTAACTCTGAAAAAAATCCAGCCTTCCCATTAGACAGTTTGGTCGCTATGACCGAAGGATCAATCGGTTTCTGGTTACAAAATGCTCTTGAAAATGAATTAGCCAAAGAAGGTATTGATAAAGGTGTTGTCTCTGTTGTCACACAAGTAATTGTAGATAAAAATGATCCTGCATTTGAAAACTTATCAAAACCCATTGGTCCATTCTATACCAAAGAAGAAGCAGAGTTGGAAAGTCAAAAGACTGGTGCAACTTTCAAAGAAGATGCTGGACGGGGCTGGCGCAAAGTAGTGGCTTCTCCAAAGCCAATTGGTATTAAAGAGATTGGCACAATCCGTACTCTACTAAATGCAGGGGAGATTGTTGTCGCAGCAGGTGGAGGTGGTGTACCTGTTATCCAAGAAGAAGATGGAACCCTTGTGGGCGTCGAGGCTGTCATTGATAAGGATTTTGCATCTCAATGTCTTGCTGAATTAGTCGATGCAGATGTCTTTATTATCTTAACGGGTGTGGATTATGTCTATGTTCGTTTTAACAAGCCAGATCAAAGGAAATTGGAAAAGGTAACTGTTGCGGAGCTTGAAGAGTATATTCGTCAAAATGAATTTGCGCCTGGCTCCATGTTACCAAAAGTAGAAGCAGCTATTGCTTTTGTCAATCATAAGCCAAACTCCAAGGCTGTGATTACCTCGTTAGAAAATTTAGGAGCATTGATTGAGTCGCATAGTGGCACAACCATTACAAAACATTGA
- the argF gene encoding ornithine carbamoyltransferase codes for MTNIFKGRHFLAEKDFTRAELEWLIDFAAHLKDLKKRNIPHRYLEGKNIALLFEKTSTRTRAAFTVAAIDLGAHPEYLGANDIQLGKKESTEDTAKVLGRMFDGIEFRGFSQKMVEELAEFSGVPVWNGLTDAWHPTQMLADYLTVKENFGKLEGLTLVYCGDGRNNVANSLLVTGAILGVNVHIFSPKELFPDETVVALAEGFAKESGARVLITDNADEAVKGADVLYTDVWVSMGEESKFEERVKLLKPYQVNMDLVKKAENENLIFLHCLPAFHDTNTVYGKDVAEKFGVEEMEVTDEVFRSKYARHFDQAENRMHTIKAVMAATLGDPFVPRV; via the coding sequence ATGACAAACATTTTTAAAGGCAGACATTTTTTAGCGGAAAAAGATTTCACTCGCGCTGAATTAGAATGGTTGATTGATTTTGCAGCTCACTTAAAGGATTTGAAAAAGCGCAATATCCCTCATCGCTATTTAGAAGGTAAAAATATTGCCCTTTTATTTGAAAAAACATCCACTCGTACGCGTGCTGCATTTACTGTTGCGGCGATTGACTTGGGTGCACACCCTGAATATCTAGGTGCAAATGATATCCAGCTTGGTAAAAAAGAATCCACAGAAGATACTGCTAAAGTTTTGGGACGCATGTTCGATGGGATTGAATTTCGTGGTTTCAGTCAAAAGATGGTGGAAGAATTGGCCGAATTTTCAGGTGTTCCTGTATGGAATGGTCTGACAGATGCATGGCACCCGACTCAAATGTTGGCTGATTATCTGACTGTGAAAGAAAACTTTGGCAAGTTAGAAGGATTGACCTTGGTTTATTGTGGTGACGGACGCAACAATGTGGCGAATTCCCTCTTGGTAACAGGGGCTATTCTTGGTGTCAATGTGCACATCTTCTCACCAAAAGAACTCTTCCCAGACGAAACAGTGGTAGCCCTTGCAGAAGGATTTGCTAAAGAATCTGGTGCGCGTGTGTTGATTACGGACAATGCTGACGAGGCTGTTAAAGGCGCAGATGTCCTCTATACAGACGTTTGGGTATCAATGGGTGAAGAATCTAAATTTGAAGAACGTGTGAAATTATTAAAACCATATCAAGTAAACATGGATTTGGTGAAAAAAGCAGAAAATGAGAATCTGATTTTCTTGCACTGCTTGCCAGCCTTCCATGATACTAATACTGTATATGGTAAAGATGTTGCTGAAAAATTTGGTGTAGAAGAAATGGAAGTAACGGATGAAGTATTCCGTAGCAAATATGCTCGCCATTTTGACCAAGCTGAAAATCGCATGCATACCATTAAAGCAGTGATGGCAGCTACTTTAGGGGATCCATTTGTACCACGTGTGTAG
- a CDS encoding GNAT family N-acetyltransferase: protein MNEPDVELVIGSEPWHRACSMYVRYRVFVMEKSIAREDEFDQYDEVGRVYANLLVHGEPVSTGRFLPTEFGTARLTRIATLAPHRGKGYAREIIQKLEEYAKNTNVLCINIHSELTAKTFYEMLGYQPTSEIYLEDGEWCQTLTKNLI from the coding sequence ATGAATGAACCAGATGTTGAACTGGTTATCGGAAGTGAGCCTTGGCATCGTGCATGTTCTATGTACGTAAGATATCGTGTCTTTGTAATGGAAAAATCCATTGCACGGGAAGATGAGTTTGATCAATATGACGAAGTTGGACGCGTCTATGCCAATCTACTCGTTCATGGCGAGCCAGTTTCTACCGGCCGTTTCTTACCAACAGAATTTGGAACTGCAAGATTGACTCGGATTGCTACCCTGGCCCCACACCGTGGGAAGGGATATGCTCGGGAAATTATCCAAAAATTGGAAGAATATGCTAAAAACACGAATGTTTTATGTATAAATATACATTCTGAGTTGACAGCTAAAACATTTTATGAGATGCTGGGGTATCAGCCAACTTCCGAAATCTATTTAGAAGATGGTGAATGGTGTCAGACTCTGACCAAAAATTTAATTTAA
- the arcA gene encoding arginine deiminase, whose protein sequence is MMSQSPIHVFSEIGKLKTVMLHRPGKEIENLMPDHLERLLFDDIPFLEDAQKEHDAFAQALRDEGVEVLYLEQLAAESLTSPEIREQFIDEYLEEANIRGRMCRKAIRKLLLAIEDNKELIEKTMAGIQKAELPSDDIEEKGLTDLVESSYPFAIDPMPNLYFTRDPFATIGNAVSLNHMYSETRNRETIYGKYIFTYHPVYGGKVPLVYNRNETTRIEGGDELILSKDVLAVGISQRTDAASIEKLLINIFERGVGFKKVLAFEFANSRKFMHLDTVFTMVDYDKFTIHPEIEGSLRVFSVTYENEELHIEEEHGDLAELLAANLGVEKVDLIRCGGENIVAAGREQWNDGSNTLTIAPGVVVVYKRNTITNAILESKGLRLIKISGSELVRGRGGPRCMSMPFVREDI, encoded by the coding sequence CTGATGTCACAAAGTCCAATTCATGTATTTTCAGAAATCGGGAAACTAAAAACGGTTATGCTCCATCGACCAGGTAAAGAAATTGAAAATTTGATGCCTGATCACCTTGAACGGTTGTTATTTGATGATATTCCTTTCTTAGAAGATGCACAAAAAGAACATGATGCCTTTGCGCAAGCTCTGCGAGATGAAGGCGTAGAAGTGTTATATTTGGAACAGTTGGCGGCGGAATCACTGACTAGTCCAGAAATTCGTGAACAATTTATTGATGAATACCTAGAAGAGGCCAACATTCGTGGTCGGATGTGTAGAAAAGCCATTCGGAAACTCTTACTTGCAATTGAGGACAATAAAGAGCTAATTGAAAAGACCATGGCTGGTATTCAAAAAGCTGAATTGCCGTCAGATGACATTGAAGAAAAAGGGTTAACAGACCTTGTTGAATCATCTTACCCATTTGCAATCGATCCGATGCCAAACCTGTACTTTACACGGGATCCTTTTGCAACAATAGGGAATGCGGTATCGCTTAACCACATGTATTCAGAAACCCGCAACCGTGAAACCATTTATGGTAAGTATATTTTTACTTACCACCCAGTCTATGGTGGCAAGGTTCCGCTGGTATATAACAGAAATGAAACCACACGTATTGAGGGTGGTGATGAGCTGATTTTATCCAAGGATGTGCTTGCGGTTGGGATCTCTCAACGGACAGACGCAGCTTCCATTGAAAAACTCCTCATTAACATATTTGAAAGAGGCGTTGGCTTTAAGAAGGTCCTTGCATTTGAATTTGCCAATAGTCGGAAATTCATGCATTTGGATACTGTTTTCACTATGGTAGATTATGATAAATTTACTATTCACCCAGAAATTGAAGGTAGCTTGCGTGTCTTCTCTGTTACTTATGAAAATGAAGAGCTTCATATTGAAGAAGAACATGGTGATTTGGCTGAATTATTAGCTGCAAACTTGGGCGTTGAAAAAGTTGACTTGATTCGTTGTGGTGGTGAAAATATTGTAGCTGCTGGTCGGGAACAATGGAACGATGGTTCCAATACCTTGACCATCGCACCTGGGGTTGTTGTGGTGTATAAACGGAATACCATTACCAATGCCATCCTAGAATCAAAAGGTCTTCGCTTAATCAAGATTAGCGGTAGTGAGTTAGTTCGGGGTCGTGGTGGACCGCGTTGTATGTCTATGCCTTTTGTCAGAGAGGATATCTAA
- a CDS encoding IS1182 family transposase translates to MLHKENPDYNRGQFGFYSLNDLVPQDHLLRQIEEAIDFSFIYDIVADSYSDDTGRPSLDPVLLIKIPILQCLFGIRSMRQTIKEIEVNTAYRWFLGLRLDDKVPHFTTYGKNYVRRFQDRQVIEGIFTHILGLCVNAGFIDPTEIFIDGTHIKAAANNRKFINREVEKQAKFMSEQLEIEINRDREKHAKKPLGPAKEEGPVAKKISTTDPESGWFHKGDHKEVFAYTAQVACDKYGWALAYSVEAGNVHDSQAFPALFAKLQPFQPSFLIADSGYKTPSIAHFLLEQEITPVFPYTRPKGKKGKLRSKDFVYDEYYDCYICPENQVLTYRTTIREGYREYKSDPAICASCPLLSICTESKNKQKVVTRHIWKEALETCEEIRHRKGMKELYQKRKETIERLFGTAKEYHNLRYTREKGKSKMEDKVGLTLACLNLKKLVKMRAGKPFYIVQIVTILAKRLTIRPINRKRQTSVEMFVFILTETSMCFCQIF, encoded by the coding sequence ATGTTACACAAAGAAAACCCAGACTACAATCGCGGTCAATTTGGTTTCTACAGTTTAAATGACCTTGTTCCTCAAGATCATCTCCTTCGTCAAATAGAGGAAGCTATTGACTTCTCCTTTATCTATGACATAGTCGCAGACAGCTATAGCGATGATACAGGGCGCCCTAGTCTTGACCCTGTTCTGCTCATTAAAATTCCTATCCTTCAATGCCTCTTCGGTATTCGCTCCATGCGTCAAACCATTAAGGAAATTGAAGTCAACACTGCCTATCGTTGGTTTCTTGGTCTTCGACTGGATGATAAGGTGCCTCATTTCACTACCTACGGAAAGAATTATGTCCGTCGTTTCCAAGATAGACAGGTCATTGAAGGCATTTTCACCCATATCTTAGGTCTCTGTGTCAATGCAGGATTCATAGATCCGACAGAAATTTTCATTGACGGTACCCATATCAAAGCTGCGGCGAATAATCGCAAATTCATCAATCGTGAAGTTGAAAAGCAAGCCAAGTTTATGAGTGAGCAGTTAGAGATTGAAATCAATAGAGATAGAGAAAAGCATGCAAAAAAGCCGCTAGGGCCCGCAAAAGAGGAGGGGCCCGTCGCTAAGAAAATTTCTACAACCGACCCAGAAAGTGGTTGGTTTCATAAAGGGGACCATAAGGAAGTATTTGCCTACACAGCTCAGGTGGCTTGTGACAAGTATGGTTGGGCTCTGGCTTATAGCGTTGAGGCTGGCAATGTCCATGACAGTCAGGCCTTTCCTGCACTCTTCGCCAAGCTCCAGCCCTTTCAACCTAGCTTTCTCATTGCCGATTCTGGCTATAAGACCCCTAGTATCGCTCACTTCCTTCTGGAACAAGAGATTACTCCTGTTTTTCCTTACACTCGTCCGAAAGGGAAGAAGGGAAAACTGCGCTCGAAGGATTTTGTTTACGATGAATACTATGACTGTTATATCTGTCCTGAGAATCAAGTCTTAACCTATCGCACTACAATCAGGGAAGGTTATCGGGAATATAAGAGTGATCCAGCTATCTGTGCTAGTTGTCCACTTCTATCAATTTGTACAGAAAGCAAGAACAAGCAGAAAGTGGTAACTCGACACATTTGGAAAGAGGCTTTAGAAACCTGTGAAGAGATTCGGCACAGGAAAGGTATGAAGGAGCTCTACCAGAAGCGCAAAGAAACCATTGAACGCCTCTTTGGGACAGCCAAAGAGTACCACAATCTTCGTTATACAAGAGAGAAAGGCAAGTCCAAAATGGAAGATAAGGTTGGACTGACTTTGGCGTGTTTAAATCTCAAGAAATTGGTAAAAATGAGGGCAGGGAAGCCTTTTTATATTGTACAAATAGTCACGATTCTGGCAAAAAGACTGACTATCAGACCAATAAACAGAAAAAGACAAACATCAGTCGAGATGTTTGTCTTCATTCTGACAGAAACATCAATGTGTTTCTGTCAGATTTTCTAA
- a CDS encoding Crp/Fnr family transcriptional regulator — MISNEQYDYLKTHQTFAQLTREAFDQLARHIRFRKIAKGQVIFYAQDPRDYFFVLSRGYARIEQYDETDTFTYLDYIREDSAFPFGGMFQDKDYFYTAIAITDVECFIIPMDLFESLSMVNPRQLVYICKKLSRVLHFQELRLRNALQSKATERVIQVLALLYWDMCQRNHLSSLPFEIHILELSQLAATTRETVSHVLKQLISEEKITYCHKKLTYLDTTFFLENLTETH, encoded by the coding sequence ATGATTAGTAATGAACAGTATGATTATCTCAAAACACATCAGACATTTGCACAACTTACCAGAGAGGCTTTTGATCAGTTAGCGAGGCATATCCGTTTTAGAAAGATTGCTAAGGGACAGGTCATTTTTTATGCACAGGACCCAAGAGATTACTTTTTTGTCTTGTCTCGTGGTTATGCCCGTATTGAACAGTACGATGAGACGGACACCTTTACCTATCTTGACTACATTCGGGAAGACAGTGCATTTCCATTTGGCGGGATGTTTCAAGACAAGGACTATTTTTACACAGCAATTGCGATTACAGATGTAGAATGTTTTATCATTCCCATGGACTTATTTGAATCTCTCTCGATGGTCAATCCAAGGCAGCTTGTCTATATTTGTAAAAAACTATCCCGTGTTTTACACTTTCAGGAGTTACGCTTGCGAAATGCCCTCCAATCCAAGGCAACTGAGCGGGTGATTCAAGTGCTTGCCTTGCTTTATTGGGATATGTGTCAACGGAATCACCTATCATCCTTGCCATTTGAAATCCATATCTTGGAGCTATCTCAATTGGCAGCAACGACACGAGAAACAGTTAGTCATGTGCTAAAACAGCTGATTAGCGAAGAAAAAATTACTTATTGCCATAAAAAATTAACCTATTTAGATACCACCTTTTTCTTAGAAAATCTGACAGAAACACATTGA